One genomic window of Coffea eugenioides isolate CCC68of chromosome 1, Ceug_1.0, whole genome shotgun sequence includes the following:
- the LOC113767314 gene encoding G-type lectin S-receptor-like serine/threonine-protein kinase LECRK3: MASASFRLSLFISMFSVCVLAQNDGSLAVGSTLTAKEASSSWLSPSGDFAFGFLHLQENDRFLLSIWYDKIPDKTVAWYVDSPSNPVPRGSSVVLDAQTGLVLRDPGGVTLWRTDGFSGAVNHGFMNDTGNFILKDRNYTWIWESFGFASDTILPLQELVYGSVLNSRQSESNFTRGRFYLRFLDDGNLVLRTNSLPSSGNDTEYYNSHTSDPKNSSDPVYRVIFNSTGSLYMLKKSNQTIQFSPLSVPLASEYYYRAKLDFDGVFTYYSHPRNFTGNSTWTVLWAVPEDICSDLDGVPGGGACGSNSICSLVDRKPVCECPKGYTLLDLYDKYGSCMPNFNQSCGEVEKLSAEDLYDTWVASDLYWPKSDYEEISPSTETGCRKACLEDCLCAVAISRNNSCWKKKLPLSNGRIATNLSSKVFLKYSKIDVAPQNPCLGGPKSKDRETLVLVESVFLGSSLFLNILFIGAACFGFQVIYQKRKSNFHLHNEAVETYLRIFSYKELAKATNHFEEELGRGSFGIVYKGETNMSLTNKINVAVKMLDRVARDAEKEFLAEVNSIGQTNHKHLVRLLGACYENQHRLLVYEYMPNGTLASLLFGDTIPSWKLRTQIATGIARGLVYLHEECSSPMIHCDIKPQNILLDDYYNARISDFGLAKLLQINQSRTLTNIRGTRGYVAPEWFRNTQITSKVDVYSFGVLLLEIICCRRHVEDVEVGEGGNSILTDWVWDCFQEGRLDALVENDFEVLEDRKKLQKFVMIGIWCIQEDPSLRPTMRKVSHMLEGIVEVMVPPCPSHFFSTI, encoded by the coding sequence ATGGCTTCTGCATCCTTTCGTCTCAGTTTGTTTATATCTATGTTCTCAGTTTGTGTTTTGGCTCAAAATGATGGCAGTTTGGCTGTGGGTAGCACTCTAACTGCAAAAGAAGCATCCAGCTCGTGGCTCTCACCTTCGGGTGATTTTGCGTTTGgatttcttcatcttcaagaAAATGATAGGTTCTTGCTCTCTATATGGTATGACAAGATACCAGACAAAACTGTAGCCTGGTATGTGGATTCTCCAAGCAATCCGGTTCCACGAGGATCCTCTGTGGTGCTCGATGCCCAAACAGGTTTGGTGCTACGTGACCCTGGAGGGGTAACACTCTGGAGAACTGACGGCTTTTCTGGTGCAGTTAATCATGGTTTTATGAATGATACAGGCAATTTTATCCTTAAGGATAGAAATTACACCTGGATATGGGAAAGTTTTGGATTTGCGAGTGATACAATATTGCCATTGCAAGAGCTGGTTTATGGAAGCGTTCTTAATTCCAGACAATCAGAAAGTAACTTCACGCGAGGAAGATTTTATCTGCGCTTTCTTGATGACGGGAATTTGGTTCTTCGGACAAATAGTTTGCCAAGTTCGGGTAATGATACTGAATATTACAACAGCCACACTTCTGATCCTAAAAATTCATCAGATCCTGTTTACCGAGTTATCTTTAACAGCACGGGGTCTTTGTATATGTTGAAAAAGAGCAACCAAACAATACAATTTAGTCCGCTCTCTGTACCCTTAGCCTCTGAATATTATTACAGGGCAAAACTAGATTTTGATGGAGTGTTCACTTATTATTCCCATCCTAGGAATTTCACCGGCAACTCAACCTGGACCGTCCTTTGGGCCGTGCCAGAAGATATATGTTCTGACTTGGATGGAGTTCCAGGCGGTGGGGCTTGTGGCAGCAACAGCATTTGCAGCCTTGTTGATAGAAAACCAGTTTGTGAGTGTCCAAAAGGGTATACACTGCTTGATCTATATGATAAGTATGGTAGCTGCATGCCAAATTTTAATCAAAGCTGTGGTGAAGTCGAGAAGCTCTCCGCAGAGGATCTATATGATACATGGGTGGCCAGTGACCTTTACTGGCCAAAATCTGACTACGAGGAAATAAGTCCATCTACTGAAACAGGTTGCAGAAAAGCATGCTTGGAGGATTGTTTATGTGCTGTTGCAATTTCGAGAAACAATAGCTGTTGGAAGAAGAAGCTGCCCCTCTCTAATGGGAGGATAGCCACAAACCTCAGTTCCAAAGTTTTCCTTAAGTATAGCAAAATTGATGTTGCTCCACAAAATCCATGTCTAGGAGGACCGAAGTCGAAGGACCGAGAAACTCTGGTACTTGTGGAGTCTGTGTTTCTTGGCAGCTCTTTGTTCCTTAACATCCTATTTATTGGAGCCGCTTGTTTTGGCTTTCAAGTCATCTATCAAAAGAGGAAGTCCAATTTTCATCTACACAATGAGGCTGTGGAAACATATTTGCGTATTTTCTCATACAAAGAACTTGCAAAAGCTACAAATCATTTTGAGGAAGAATTGGGGAGGGGATCATTTGGAATTGTTTATAAAGGTGAGACAAACATGAGTTTGACCAACAAGATTAATGTTGCAGTGAAGATGTTAGATAGAGTGGCTCGAGATGCAGAGAAGGAATTTCTTGCTGAAGTAAATTCAATTGGTCAGACAAACCACAAGCATTTGGTCCGCCTACTTGGAGCCTGTTATGAAAATCAGCACCGGTTGTTGGTGTACGAGTATATGCCGAATGGCACACTTGCAAGCCTCCTGTTCGGTGATACAATACCGAGCTGGAAACTAAGGACCCAAATTGCAACAGGGATTGCAAGGGGACTCGTATACCTACACGAAGAATGCAGTTCTCCGATGATCCACTGCGACATAAAGCCTCAGAACATACTCCTTGACGATTACTACAATGCTCGAATTTCTGACTTTGGATTGGCAAAACTTTTGCAGATTAATCAGAGTAGAACACTCACAAATATCAGAGGAACGAGGGGATATGTTGCTCCTGAATGGTTCAGGAACACTCAGATCACTTCTAAGGTTGATGTTTATAGCTTTGGTGTCCTGTTATTAGAGATCATATGTTGCCGAAGACATGTTGAGGATGTTGAGGTTGGCGAAGGAGGAAATTCAATCTTAACTGATTGGGTTTGGGACTGCTTCCAAGAAGGAAGGTTAGATGCTTTGGTAGAAAATGACTTTGAGGTTCTTGAGGATAGGAAGAAGCTACAAAAGTTTGTGATGATCGGTATTTGGTGCATCCAAGAAGACCCATCTCTCAGGCCTACAATGAGAAAGGTGAGCCATATGCTTGAAGGGATTGTGGAAGTTATGGTGCCCCCTTGTCCCTCTCATTTCTTCTCTACTATCTGA
- the LOC113780024 gene encoding beta-glucosidase 12-like, translating to MKEMGLDSYRFSISWPRILPTGRRTNGAGINEKGIQFYNSLIDELLANGIKPMVTIFHWDVPQALEDEYHGFLDKKIVIDFVDYVDICFSRFGDRVKHWITFNEPWSFSVGGYATGTLAPGRGDSSNARTDIAFQFPSSKATSQQASEFAGAPKQGNAATEPYIVSHHQLLAHAAAVQLYRQKYQRSQKGKIGITLVSNWAVPYHNTKEDRDAAQRAIDFMFGWFMDPITHGDYPSSMRSLVGHRLPKFSKPESELLKGSYDFLGFNYYTANYVLNEPGPPYTLDSRAKCTPYRNGKPIGERAASDWLYVYPKGILEHVDYIREKYNNPPIYITENGRDEFNEKNLSFWLAFFDPKRISYHYRHLRFLKKAIDKGANVKGYYVWSLMDNLEWSTGFNSRFGMNFIDYADGLKRYPKLSAGWFKFFLHNDEETNA from the exons ATGAAGGAAATGGGACTTGATTCCTACAGATTCTCAATCTCATGGCCTAGAATATTGCCTA CTGGAAGAAGAACTAATGGAGCTGGGATAAACGAGAAAGGAATACAATTCTACAATAGCCTCATAGACGAGCTGCTTGCCAACG GTATAAAGCCAATGGTGACTATCTTCCATTGGGATGTACCCCAAGCATTGGAGGATGAATACCATGGGTTTCTTGACAAGAAGATTGT GATTGATTTCGTGGATTACGTAGACATATGCTTCAGCAGATTTGGTGATCGAGTGAAACACTGGATAACATTCAACGAGCCATGGAGCTTCAGTGTGGGAGGGTATGCAACGGGCACTTTGGCACCTGGTCGTGGAGATTCTTCTAATGCAAGAACTGACATAGCATTCCAGTTTCCCTCAAGCAAGGCAACTTCACAGCAAGCATCGGAATTTGCTGGTGCTCCCAAGCAAGGGAACGCCGCCACTGAGCCATACATAGTGTCACACCACCAGCTTCTGGCTCATGCTGCTGCTGTTCAATTATACAGGCAGAAGTATCAG AGGAGccaaaagggtaaaattggTATTACACTTGTGTCAAATTGGGCTGTACCTTACCACAATACTAAAGAAGATCGGGATGCTGCACAAAGGGCAATCGACTTCATGTTTGGATG GTTCATGGATCCCATAACCCATGGCGACTATCCAAGTTCAATGCGGTCTCTTGTAGGCCATCGACTTCCAAAGTTTTCTAAACCGGAATCAGAACTCTTGAAAGGATCATATGATTTCCTGGGATTCAACTACTACACTGCTAACTATGTGCTCAACGAACCAGGTCCTCCTTACACTTTGGATTCTCGGGCTAAATGCACTC CTTACCGTAATGGCAAACCAATTGGAGAACGG GCTGCTTCTGACTGGCTCTACGTTTATCCAAAAGGAATATTGGAACATGTTGATTACATTCGAGAGAAATACAACAACCCCCCTATTTACATTACTGAGAATG GGCGTGATGAGTTCAATGAAAAGAACTTGTCTTTCTGGCTAGCTTTTTTTGACCCCAAAAGGATATCTTATCACTACAGGCATCTTCGATTTCTGAAGAAAGCAATAGA CAAGGGAGCAAATGTGAAAGGATACTATGTCTGGTCATTGATGGATAATTTAGAATGGAGCACAGGTTTTAATTCTCGTTTTGGTATGAACTTCATTGACTATGCTGATGGTCTGAAAAGGTATCCAAAACTGTCAGCTGGATGGTTTAAGTTCTTCCTCCACAACGATGAAGAAACTAACGCTTGA